A genome region from Sander vitreus isolate 19-12246 chromosome 21, sanVit1, whole genome shotgun sequence includes the following:
- the taco1 gene encoding translational activator of cytochrome c oxidase 1 — MAGAAVLKALWTLRPRTLAATSGRFPAPVERFLPPASCVLYPPWRTSPVRTLQLCSALCAGHNKWSKVKHIKGPKDEARGRMFMKFGMMIKIAVKEGGSNPDMNINLAHILEQCRSKNMPKASVEAAIKSAEKAKPASQHMFEARGPGGCLLLIEVLTDNNSRSHQEIKRLLNKNGGMLSEGARHNFNRRGVVVVPGQNVSTERALELAIEAGAEDVQETEDEEEQPLLQFMCDMTDVRKVRGSLEELGMQITSAGLEFVPRTLSSLDQDQLEAASTLIEALNDCPDVVRIWDNIQADS, encoded by the exons ATGGCGGGGGCGGCGGTGCTGAAGGCTCTCTGGACCCTGCGCCCCCGGACACTGGCCGCGACCTCAGGCAGGTTCCCAGCCCCGGTGGAGCGCTTCCTTCCCCCGGCTTCATGTGTGTTGTACCCGCCGTGGAGGACCTCTCCTGTCAGGACGCTGCAGCTTTGCTCCGCCTTATGTGCCGGACACAACAAGTGGTCaaaggtgaaacacattaaGGGACCTAAAGATGAAGCGAGGGGCAGGATGTTCATGAAGTTTGGTATGATGATAAAGATAGCTGTGAAAG AAGGTGGATCCAACCCAGACATGAATATAAACTTAGCCCACATACTGGAACAGTGCAGAAGCAAGAACATGCCTAAAGCATCAGTAGAGGCTGCAATCAAGAGCGCG GAAAAGGCTAAACCAGCGTCCCAGCACATGTTTGAAGCCCGGGGGCCCGGCGGGTGTCTGCTGCTCATTGAGGTCCTGACTGACAACAACTCACGCAGCCACCAGGAAATCAAACGCCTGCTTAACAAGAATGG AGGGATGCTGTCAGAAGGAGCCCGTCACAACTTCAACAggaggggggtggtggtggtgccgGGCCAGAACGTCTCGACGGAGAGAGCTCTGGAGCTGGCCATCGAGGCGGGAGCCGAAGATGTCCAAGAGAccgaggatgaggaggagcagCCCCTGCTGCAG TTTATGTGTGACATGACAGACGTGAGAAAGGTGCGTGGCTCATTGGAGGAGCTGGGAATGCAGATTACGTCTGCTGGGTTGGAGTTTGTTCCCCGCACCCTCTCGTCTCTGGACCAGGACCAGCTGGAAGCGGCTTCAACGCTAATAGAAGCCCTCAACGACTGTCCAGACGTAGTTCGTATCTGGGACAACATCCAGGCTGACAGCTGA